A genome region from Halorussus pelagicus includes the following:
- a CDS encoding Na+/H+ antiporter NhaC family protein codes for MASETYGMISLLPALFAIVLTLVSRQVLLSLFAGIWIGATILVGWNPVTGAAHSLQLVIDNITASFNSKLLLFTFLSGAMLGMIFLSGGMKALAERIISRIRTRRQAELGTSILGMLIFVDSYASTMITGSVMRPITDQFDISREKLAYLLDSTTSPVVSVAVVSTWVGFEVGLIREQFTALGIDQSAFVVFLQSIPFRFYSLLAVVLVFIVVITGWNFGPMKRAETRAKETGKVLRDDADPLLETREEDIVTPDHVDSRWWYFAAPIVALVAVTGLGLLTSGGWPGVGPVEALKDAATADAILWGVFSACGLLLAILVGHARVGLDDISDSIFEGFKMVMFPVAILSLAWTIGSVSEALGVGPYVVSVSEGVITAELLPAVVFLAAAVISFSIGTSWGTMGIMFPVAVPLAFNLGAPLPGAVGAILTGSLFGDHCSPISDTTVLSSMFAGADHVDHVNTQIPYAVLCGTVATLLFLASGYNISPLPLLAVGVVLLGAAAYGLSEHTTVRMPRVFGSDAD; via the coding sequence ATGGCATCAGAAACGTACGGCATGATCAGTCTGCTTCCAGCGCTGTTCGCTATCGTGCTGACGCTGGTGAGCAGACAGGTGTTGCTCTCACTGTTTGCTGGGATTTGGATAGGTGCGACCATCTTGGTGGGTTGGAATCCGGTCACCGGTGCGGCCCACTCCCTCCAGTTGGTTATCGATAACATCACGGCGTCGTTCAACAGCAAACTCTTGTTGTTCACGTTCCTCTCGGGAGCGATGCTCGGGATGATCTTCCTCTCGGGAGGGATGAAAGCCCTCGCCGAGCGCATCATCTCGCGGATTCGGACGCGCCGACAGGCCGAACTCGGGACGAGCATCCTCGGGATGCTCATCTTCGTTGACTCTTACGCGAGTACGATGATAACCGGGTCAGTGATGCGCCCCATCACCGACCAGTTCGACATCAGTCGAGAGAAACTCGCCTATCTCCTCGACTCGACCACCTCGCCCGTCGTTAGCGTCGCCGTCGTCTCGACGTGGGTCGGCTTCGAGGTCGGTCTCATCCGGGAGCAGTTCACGGCGCTCGGCATCGACCAGAGCGCGTTCGTGGTGTTCCTCCAGAGCATCCCGTTCCGCTTCTACAGTCTCCTCGCGGTCGTCCTCGTCTTCATCGTCGTCATCACCGGATGGAACTTCGGGCCGATGAAGCGCGCGGAGACCCGCGCGAAGGAGACGGGAAAGGTCCTCCGCGACGACGCGGACCCGCTGTTGGAGACCCGCGAGGAGGATATCGTCACGCCCGACCACGTCGATTCGCGCTGGTGGTACTTCGCGGCCCCCATCGTTGCGCTCGTGGCCGTCACGGGTCTCGGACTGCTCACTTCCGGCGGATGGCCGGGCGTCGGCCCGGTCGAAGCGCTGAAGGACGCCGCGACGGCCGACGCCATCCTCTGGGGCGTCTTCTCGGCCTGCGGCCTGCTACTGGCGATTCTCGTCGGGCACGCGCGCGTCGGACTCGACGACATCAGCGACTCCATCTTCGAGGGATTCAAGATGGTGATGTTCCCGGTCGCCATTCTCTCGCTGGCGTGGACCATCGGGTCGGTCAGCGAAGCGCTCGGCGTCGGTCCCTACGTCGTCTCCGTCTCCGAGGGCGTCATCACCGCCGAACTGCTCCCCGCGGTCGTCTTCCTCGCGGCGGCCGTCATCTCGTTCAGCATCGGCACCTCGTGGGGAACGATGGGAATCATGTTCCCCGTTGCCGTGCCGCTGGCGTTCAACCTCGGCGCACCGCTTCCGGGCGCAGTCGGTGCCATTCTCACGGGGTCGCTGTTCGGCGACCACTGTTCGCCCATCAGCGACACGACGGTGCTGTCGTCGATGTTCGCCGGAGCGGACCACGTTGACCACGTCAACACCCAGATTCCGTATGCCGTCCTCTGTGGGACCGTTGCGACGTTGCTGTTCCTCGCAAGCGGATACAATATCTCGCCGCTCCCGCTCCTCGCGGTGGGCGTCGTTCTCCTCGGAGCCGCGGCGTACGGTCTCTCGGAACATACCACGGTCAGGATGCCGCGCGTGTTCGGCTCGGACGCCGACTGA